A genome region from Nocardiopsis exhalans includes the following:
- a CDS encoding HNH endonuclease, with translation MASSPDSLIVIAAIILAFVPLALIARAIGRRRRWRDPQRLFTWEQKKILLTRARWRCEHKHPLWLRCRATTGLQADHIVPWSRGGATALANGAALCQRHNARKSNRMPSPLYRWRLRQRRRKYS, from the coding sequence GTGGCATCAAGCCCCGACTCGCTCATCGTCATCGCGGCGATCATCCTCGCCTTCGTCCCGCTCGCCCTCATCGCCCGCGCGATCGGTCGGCGCCGCAGGTGGCGCGACCCCCAGCGCCTGTTCACCTGGGAACAGAAAAAGATCCTCCTCACCCGAGCCCGCTGGCGCTGCGAGCACAAACACCCGCTGTGGCTGCGCTGCCGGGCGACGACCGGGCTCCAAGCCGACCACATCGTCCCGTGGAGCAGGGGAGGGGCGACCGCGCTCGCCAACGGAGCCGCTCTCTGCCAGCGGCACAACGCCCGCAAGTCGAACCGCATGCCGTCACCTCTCTATCGGTGGCGCCTGCGCCAGCGAAGAAGGAAGTACTCATGA